A region from the Ichthyobacterium seriolicida genome encodes:
- a CDS encoding T9SS type B sorting domain-containing protein encodes MINTSFYYSVKSPSIVTTNSPQIIKFEIVDATGKVIKKICNIDQGRTDNYYFIEITYTGNFSSVRKLIVKSAKLSGGSSAVSSWEIEDDSEDVKEIVIISNAHRGFDKGSTVYKQSINFPELLVGKHKMKIEELASSGAKKSDGLTKDYDGVFEIIENLAQPSIEEGTQITPAAAPTGKELYVAPNEKTTLTSSEKDTKFSGEIAYEWYKDGQKIENRDNKSIQVDKGVYEVLHKIVRSETSEIDCDSPKSYPVTVKEYSVDIAVDAKGCDTGIKLTAEVDKILTGYSATYQWTKDDTDISASGTSKEYMISDVANSRTAKFSVKVTIKKPGDTVVCSNLEPEKPFDFSKPTIEIKTSSKENRLCKSNPFTKNTPSITISATDLTEDKNELKTGVKVGSSDIKNVKWFKDGTKIEGKTVVPLEVTEPGKYRLELDIGDQHCTGLKSQEIEILEPLDLKVSTKLGNNYLCDRNNALSVSFDGEAFVSAAESEFKWYKMDAPAASSASSPSPSPSPSPSPSPSPSPAPSPSPSPAPTKPKPLDIRRSGLMLVSLFTAVAKIGAGAVVSTVSPGLAKGLKLDQESIDKDMKKMAADIEAAVVGGTLVAAGKIFTPTEIGRYYVTTELLGPEGCVTYSNPIDIVEMPNPTIEPANPEIMCGKPLTLEAKTTVKEEVDYVWEKRNDDGSSNTANKEILSSTSSLVVGGDTGNGSGTYMVSMVTKNGCSKEAQVKVTNGRRTFPAVTLTSSRIATCAESDILYSKITYATTLRATASSHLSGGEYRWYRNKVEIPNENTERLELEEFRSGDYEVSYVDGNCSSNLSTAVEVRPKSLEALISATHSGFLCEVEKQVTITGNPMIGEGDGTYQWYKDNEPIPGATSSTYKTGELGKYHYVFDHKTAKCKIKSKYLEVQESDMGVYEPVRYLRRGEYTSFVAYGGKEHFWNTGARSYSIKTNPVYEDREYIVDITSEYGCRKRVVCKVIVDNGLTNILTNQDSWSIPEEYRKDHITLYIYDRIGRLIYEKRNYDNSWSFEGKNGGTYYYILRITKDGKITDINGYITVLR; translated from the coding sequence ATGATTAATACCTCCTTCTATTACTCTGTAAAGAGTCCTAGTATTGTTACTACTAATTCCCCTCAAATTATAAAATTTGAAATAGTAGATGCTACTGGAAAAGTTATAAAAAAAATATGTAATATAGATCAAGGAAGAACGGATAATTATTATTTTATTGAAATAACATATACAGGGAACTTTTCAAGTGTTAGAAAATTAATTGTTAAAAGTGCTAAGCTTAGCGGTGGTAGTAGTGCAGTATCGAGTTGGGAGATAGAAGATGATAGTGAAGATGTCAAAGAAATAGTTATCATATCAAATGCTCATAGAGGATTTGATAAGGGAAGTACTGTTTACAAACAGTCTATAAATTTTCCAGAACTACTTGTAGGCAAACACAAGATGAAGATTGAAGAGTTAGCAAGTTCAGGCGCTAAAAAATCTGATGGTTTAACAAAGGACTACGATGGTGTATTTGAAATTATCGAAAACCTAGCCCAGCCTTCCATAGAAGAAGGAACACAAATAACACCAGCAGCAGCTCCAACAGGAAAGGAGCTTTATGTTGCTCCTAATGAGAAGACCACTTTAACATCCTCAGAAAAAGATACTAAATTTTCAGGCGAAATAGCATACGAATGGTATAAAGATGGGCAAAAGATAGAAAATAGGGACAATAAGTCTATTCAAGTAGATAAAGGAGTTTATGAAGTGCTTCATAAGATAGTTAGATCTGAAACCTCAGAGATTGATTGTGACTCTCCAAAATCTTATCCAGTAACAGTAAAAGAGTACTCTGTAGACATTGCGGTAGACGCTAAAGGTTGTGATACGGGAATAAAATTAACTGCTGAAGTTGATAAGATCCTAACTGGATATAGTGCTACATATCAGTGGACAAAAGATGACACAGATATTAGCGCTAGTGGAACTAGTAAAGAATATATGATAAGTGATGTTGCCAACAGTAGAACTGCTAAATTTTCTGTAAAGGTAACCATTAAAAAACCAGGCGACACTGTAGTTTGTAGTAATTTAGAACCTGAAAAACCTTTTGATTTTTCAAAGCCAACTATTGAGATAAAGACCAGTTCTAAAGAAAACAGATTGTGTAAATCTAATCCTTTTACTAAAAATACACCTAGTATTACAATTTCTGCTACAGATTTAACAGAAGATAAAAATGAGTTAAAAACAGGGGTAAAGGTAGGGAGCTCAGATATTAAAAATGTAAAATGGTTTAAAGATGGCACCAAAATTGAAGGTAAAACAGTCGTCCCACTAGAAGTGACTGAACCTGGAAAATATAGGCTAGAGTTAGATATAGGGGATCAACATTGTACAGGTCTAAAAAGCCAAGAGATAGAGATATTAGAGCCTTTAGATTTAAAGGTTAGTACAAAGTTAGGAAACAACTATTTATGCGACAGAAATAATGCCCTAAGTGTGAGCTTTGATGGAGAGGCTTTTGTTTCAGCTGCGGAAAGTGAGTTCAAATGGTATAAAATGGATGCTCCTGCCGCTTCTTCTGCTTCTTCTCCTTCTCCTTCTCCTTCTCCTTCTCCTTCTCCTTCTCCTTCTCCTTCTCCTGCTCCTTCTCCTTCTCCTTCTCCTGCTCCTACCAAGCCTAAACCTCTTGATATTCGTAGATCAGGCTTAATGTTAGTTTCGTTATTTACTGCAGTTGCCAAAATAGGTGCTGGCGCTGTTGTTTCTACTGTTAGCCCAGGTTTAGCCAAGGGTTTGAAATTAGATCAAGAATCTATTGATAAAGACATGAAAAAGATGGCTGCAGATATAGAAGCTGCTGTTGTTGGCGGAACTCTTGTAGCTGCAGGCAAGATCTTTACTCCTACAGAAATAGGTAGATATTACGTTACAACGGAATTACTGGGTCCTGAGGGCTGTGTAACATACAGTAATCCTATAGATATAGTAGAAATGCCAAATCCTACTATAGAACCAGCTAATCCTGAGATAATGTGTGGTAAACCTCTTACGTTAGAAGCAAAGACAACGGTAAAAGAAGAAGTAGATTATGTTTGGGAAAAGAGGAATGATGATGGTTCTTCTAATACTGCTAATAAAGAAATTTTAAGCTCTACTAGCTCCTTAGTAGTAGGAGGAGACACAGGTAATGGCTCTGGAACCTATATGGTAAGTATGGTTACCAAAAATGGTTGCAGTAAAGAGGCTCAAGTAAAAGTCACTAATGGAAGAAGAACATTCCCGGCCGTAACATTAACGTCCTCAAGAATAGCAACATGTGCAGAGTCAGATATATTGTATTCTAAGATAACTTATGCTACAACTCTGAGGGCTACTGCTAGTAGCCATCTTTCTGGAGGAGAATACAGATGGTATAGAAATAAAGTTGAGATACCTAATGAGAACACAGAAAGACTTGAATTAGAAGAATTCCGCTCTGGAGACTATGAAGTGTCATATGTAGATGGAAACTGTAGTTCGAATCTGTCTACAGCTGTTGAGGTTAGGCCTAAAAGTTTAGAAGCTCTTATCTCAGCCACCCATTCTGGTTTCTTGTGTGAGGTAGAAAAACAAGTTACCATAACAGGAAATCCAATGATAGGAGAAGGAGATGGAACATATCAATGGTATAAAGACAATGAGCCTATTCCTGGAGCGACTAGTAGTACATATAAAACGGGTGAACTTGGAAAATACCATTATGTATTTGATCACAAAACAGCCAAATGCAAGATAAAGAGTAAATATTTAGAAGTACAAGAATCGGATATGGGAGTATATGAGCCAGTGAGATATTTAAGAAGAGGAGAATACACATCTTTTGTGGCTTATGGTGGAAAAGAGCATTTTTGGAATACAGGAGCAAGATCATATAGTATCAAAACCAATCCTGTATATGAGGACAGAGAGTATATAGTAGATATCACTTCTGAATATGGCTGTAGAAAGAGAGTTGTGTGTAAGGTAATAGTAGATAACGGATTAACTAATATACTAACCAATCAAGATAGTTGGAGTATTCCAGAAGAATACAGAAAAGATCATATAACTCTTTACATCTACGATAGGATAGGTCGCTTGATTTACGAAAAAAGGAACTATGACAACAGTTGGTCTTTTGAAGGAAAAAACGGAGGCACGTATTATTACATTCTTAGAATAACAAAGGATGGCAAGATCACAGATATAAATGGTTATATAACAGTTCTTAGATAA
- a CDS encoding aspartate carbamoyltransferase catalytic subunit, giving the protein MKHLSTSNLLGIKDITKEDIDLIFQVTDNFKEVINRPIKKVPTLRDITIANLFFENSTRTRLSFELAEKRLSADVINFSASSSSVKKGETLVDTVNNILSMKVDMIVMRHPSAGAAKFLQKHVKASIINAGDGTHEHPTQALLDSYSIREKFGDLKGLKVVIVGDIMHSRVALSNIFAMRLQGAEVMVCGPITLIPKYIEELGVKVEYNLKRALEWCDVANVLRIQNERQNTAFIPSLREYIKSYSIDMELLDSLNKKITIMHPGPINRGVELSSEVADSDNSIILEQVENGIAVRMAVMYLLSPSLS; this is encoded by the coding sequence ATGAAGCATTTGAGCACGAGCAATTTACTCGGAATAAAGGATATCACAAAGGAGGATATAGATTTGATATTCCAAGTGACTGATAATTTTAAAGAGGTAATAAATAGGCCTATAAAGAAAGTTCCAACACTGAGAGATATAACTATAGCGAATTTATTTTTTGAAAATAGCACTAGAACTAGATTGTCTTTTGAATTAGCTGAAAAGAGGTTGTCTGCTGATGTGATAAATTTTTCGGCTTCTTCTTCTTCTGTCAAGAAGGGAGAGACTTTGGTCGACACGGTCAACAACATATTATCTATGAAAGTAGATATGATAGTTATGAGACATCCTAGTGCTGGAGCTGCTAAGTTTCTACAGAAACACGTAAAGGCGAGTATTATAAATGCAGGAGATGGAACCCATGAGCATCCCACTCAGGCTCTTTTAGATTCCTATTCTATAAGGGAGAAATTTGGAGATTTAAAAGGGTTGAAGGTCGTGATAGTAGGAGATATTATGCATTCTAGAGTTGCGTTATCAAATATTTTCGCTATGAGGCTGCAAGGCGCAGAAGTGATGGTATGCGGCCCTATAACTCTTATTCCCAAGTATATTGAAGAATTAGGAGTCAAGGTAGAGTACAATTTAAAAAGAGCTTTAGAATGGTGTGATGTAGCCAATGTTTTGCGCATACAAAATGAGCGTCAGAATACGGCATTTATACCATCTTTAAGGGAATATATCAAATCCTATAGCATAGATATGGAGTTGTTAGATTCTCTAAATAAAAAGATTACTATTATGCATCCTGGTCCTATAAATAGGGGAGTGGAGCTAAGTAGTGAAGTTGCCGACTCTGATAATTCTATAATATTAGAACAAGTAGAAAATGGTATAGCCGTGAGAATGGCAGTTATGTATCTGTTATCTCCGAGTTTATCCTAG
- the pyrR gene encoding bifunctional pyr operon transcriptional regulator/uracil phosphoribosyltransferase PyrR gives MKEKTLLNHRELYVTLERLAYQLIENHGDFSHSAIIGIQPRGVSVAKKIYSLVSSILNVEDIKLGFLDITFFRDDFRIKKDSLKVSKTSIDFLVDGKKIILIDDVLYSGRSVCSAFAAINSFGRPLKIELLTLIDRRFSRDTPIQADYKGKEVDSFNTERVVVKWEETHGEEGVFLVDN, from the coding sequence ATGAAAGAAAAAACATTGCTCAACCATAGGGAATTATATGTGACTTTAGAGCGGTTAGCCTATCAGTTGATAGAGAATCACGGAGATTTTTCCCATAGTGCTATAATAGGTATTCAGCCTAGGGGAGTTTCAGTCGCTAAAAAGATTTACAGTCTAGTATCTAGTATTTTAAATGTTGAGGATATTAAATTAGGATTCTTAGATATTACTTTTTTTAGAGATGATTTTAGAATAAAAAAAGATTCTTTAAAGGTGAGTAAGACGTCTATAGATTTTTTAGTTGATGGCAAGAAAATAATACTGATAGATGACGTTTTATACTCTGGGAGAAGTGTTTGTTCTGCTTTTGCGGCTATAAATTCTTTTGGAAGGCCCTTGAAAATAGAGTTACTTACATTGATAGACAGGCGTTTTAGTAGGGATACACCCATACAAGCTGATTATAAGGGAAAGGAAGTAGATTCTTTTAATACGGAGAGGGTAGTTGTAAAGTGGGAAGAGACTCATGGTGAAGAAGGTGTTTTTTTAGTTGATAATTAG
- a CDS encoding rhomboid family intramembrane serine protease — protein MNYTSPGSFSSFPPVIKNLIIINGLMFLLTFSLKGMGLDLNRILGLYIPESPMFEPIQFISYIFMHGGFEHILINMFMLWMLGNTLENIWGSKRFLMYYLITGLGGGILHVLAKHIEFSSLSTQLSSEELNMLYSEGARILGEGKNWSSHILANANLALNTPTVGASGAVFGILLAFGMMFPNQYIYVYFIIPIRTKYFVIIIGSMELIRGLTLTGGNVANFAHLGGMVFGFVLIKYWKAKGNMM, from the coding sequence ATGAATTACACTAGTCCTGGTAGTTTCAGTTCTTTTCCTCCTGTGATAAAAAATCTCATTATCATAAATGGGTTGATGTTTCTTTTGACTTTTTCTCTTAAGGGTATGGGGCTTGATCTAAATAGGATTTTAGGGTTGTATATTCCTGAGAGTCCTATGTTTGAGCCTATACAGTTCATCAGTTATATTTTTATGCACGGCGGGTTTGAGCACATACTGATCAATATGTTTATGCTTTGGATGTTGGGAAATACTCTAGAAAACATATGGGGTTCAAAGAGATTTTTAATGTACTATTTAATCACGGGTTTGGGTGGTGGAATATTACATGTCTTGGCAAAACATATAGAGTTTAGCAGTCTTAGCACACAGTTGTCATCTGAGGAATTAAATATGTTGTACAGTGAGGGAGCTAGGATTTTGGGAGAGGGTAAAAACTGGTCTAGTCATATTTTGGCAAATGCCAATTTAGCATTAAATACTCCTACGGTAGGGGCCTCTGGAGCTGTTTTTGGAATATTGTTAGCTTTTGGTATGATGTTTCCAAATCAGTATATATATGTTTATTTCATAATTCCTATTCGCACTAAGTATTTTGTGATAATTATAGGATCTATGGAGTTGATTAGAGGCTTGACTTTAACGGGAGGCAACGTAGCGAATTTTGCTCATTTAGGTGGGATGGTCTTTGGTTTTGTGCTTATTAAATACTGGAAGGCTAAAGGAAATATGATGTGA
- the mutL gene encoding DNA mismatch repair endonuclease MutL — protein MDIIELLPDRIANQIAAGEVVQRPSSVVKELLENSVDAQSTSINLILQDAGKKLIKVIDDGVGMSPNDARMSFKRHATSKIRCADDLFKLKTKGFRGEALASIASVSHVEMKTKFESAELGVELKVEKGEVLSQEEIVLSRGTSIGVKNIFFNIPARRKFLKSDKIELKHIIDEFQRVVLSHPEISFTLSHNNSDIYNLNSTNLKKRIISLFGKKSDDSLVRIEEESPDIHIYGFIGKPSLAKKTRGEQFFFVNNRFIRSSYINHAINSSFEGLLLSGYHPSYFIYMDIDPSQIDVNIHPSKTEIKFENDSYIYALIKSVVKKALGQYNITSTINFENTSLFDIPDDKNYQKKNVFKASSASVKVDRNFNPFTKEYSQKPQWEGIYENTENINVSNEIKSDLDSSEPYSSLIIEKKDVQDSLFERKEYNDISPYSIHGKYILSHKKSGVILIHQNRAHQRILYEKYKSPVKLNQIVSQKLLFGIDIALNKDDIIFLKEIYENLKNMGFEIDGLDSDINTISVKGLPPYVDAKEVKGIIEDIIENFKLDREIANNKQDMMIKSIVKNLAVKTGQSLDKETMVCLIDQLFACNTPMLCPFGKTTFITLNISDIDKKFN, from the coding sequence ATGGATATCATAGAATTATTACCAGATCGCATCGCAAATCAGATAGCAGCTGGAGAGGTAGTACAAAGGCCATCTTCGGTAGTTAAAGAATTATTGGAGAATTCTGTAGATGCTCAGTCTACATCTATTAATCTCATATTGCAAGACGCTGGCAAAAAGCTGATAAAGGTAATAGATGACGGAGTGGGGATGAGTCCTAACGATGCTCGTATGTCATTTAAAAGGCATGCTACTTCTAAGATAAGGTGTGCCGATGATTTATTTAAACTCAAGACCAAGGGATTTAGAGGGGAAGCATTGGCTTCTATAGCGTCGGTATCTCATGTTGAGATGAAGACTAAATTTGAAAGTGCAGAATTGGGCGTTGAGTTAAAAGTCGAGAAGGGGGAGGTATTATCCCAAGAAGAGATAGTTCTAAGTAGAGGCACATCCATAGGTGTTAAAAATATATTTTTCAATATTCCAGCTAGAAGGAAATTCCTCAAATCAGACAAGATAGAGCTAAAACACATAATAGATGAATTTCAACGTGTGGTATTATCTCACCCTGAGATATCCTTTACTCTTTCTCATAATAACAGTGATATTTATAATCTAAATTCCACCAATCTAAAAAAGCGTATAATATCTCTGTTTGGCAAGAAAAGTGATGATAGCCTAGTCAGAATAGAAGAAGAATCTCCCGATATACACATATATGGTTTTATAGGTAAACCCAGTTTGGCAAAAAAAACTAGAGGGGAACAATTTTTCTTTGTCAATAATCGTTTTATAAGGAGTTCTTATATAAATCACGCTATAAATAGTTCTTTTGAGGGATTGCTACTCAGTGGTTATCACCCTTCTTATTTCATCTATATGGATATAGATCCCTCTCAGATAGATGTAAATATACACCCTTCAAAAACCGAGATAAAGTTTGAAAACGATTCGTATATATATGCTTTGATAAAATCTGTGGTAAAAAAAGCATTGGGACAATACAATATAACTAGTACTATAAATTTTGAAAACACCAGTTTGTTTGATATTCCAGATGATAAAAATTATCAAAAGAAAAATGTTTTTAAAGCATCTAGTGCTAGTGTAAAAGTAGATCGCAATTTTAATCCCTTTACCAAAGAGTATAGTCAAAAACCTCAGTGGGAAGGTATTTATGAAAATACAGAAAACATAAATGTTTCTAATGAAATAAAAAGTGATTTGGACAGCTCAGAGCCATACTCTTCTCTGATAATAGAAAAAAAGGATGTTCAAGATTCTCTATTTGAGAGAAAAGAGTACAACGATATCTCACCTTATAGTATACATGGCAAATACATTTTGTCGCATAAAAAATCAGGTGTTATACTAATACATCAAAATAGAGCACATCAGAGAATACTGTACGAAAAATATAAATCTCCTGTAAAACTAAATCAGATAGTTTCACAGAAGTTATTATTTGGCATAGATATAGCTCTCAATAAAGATGACATCATATTCTTAAAGGAGATATATGAAAATTTGAAAAATATGGGATTTGAAATAGATGGGTTAGATAGTGATATAAATACCATATCTGTAAAAGGCCTTCCTCCTTATGTTGATGCCAAGGAGGTAAAGGGTATTATAGAGGATATTATCGAAAACTTTAAGTTAGATAGAGAAATAGCTAATAATAAACAGGATATGATGATAAAATCTATTGTGAAAAACTTAGCTGTAAAAACTGGACAATCCTTAGATAAGGAGACTATGGTTTGTTTGATAGATCAGTTATTTGCATGTAATACTCCTATGTTGTGTCCATTTGGAAAGACTACTTTTATAACCTTGAATATTTCAGATATAGATAAAAAATTTAATTAG